The genome window TGGTGGCCACGTAGGGGCGATGGCCGGTCTCGCGCAGGACTCGTCCGATCAAGCGCTCGGCGTGGCCCTTGCCGTAGATCCAGGCAGTGTCGATGAGATTGATCCCCCGCTCCAGGCCCAAGCTCAGGGCCCGAATCGATTGAGCGTCGTCGCGCGCGCCCCACATGTAGCCCATGGCCCAAGTGCCGTGGCCGATTTCCGAGACTTTAAGGTCGGTGTTGCCGAAACTGCGGTAACGCATCGCCGAGGAGATCCCTCACTTCGTTCGGGATGACAAGCGTGTTGGCCAAGATAGGATTAAATCGTGGCACCAGGCTGAGGCGTCGGCGCCAAGGGAGCCGGAACCGGCGTCGCCGGCGGAGGAACCGTCACGTCGGTGGGCGGGCTTTTTTCGCCGCCGACGTTTTGGACGAAGCGCAGGGTGTCGCCCTGGGTGCCGGTGAGCCGCATCCGGAAGGACCCGTCGGAAGCGGCGACCACGGCGCGCTCGGTTTGATCGATCGGCGAATTGGGGCTGGTTTGGGCAACGGCCACGCCGAAGAGCCAGGCCTGCCACCGGCTGGCCTGGATGACCTGGCCGCCCTGGTCGAGGTTGGCGGCGCTGACCACGGCGTCGGGCAGCACCGAGCCGGGCTCGCCGACCACGGCGACCACTCCGGTGGGATCGGGACCTTGGATTTGCATGAGCTGGGAAACCGGAGCCGGGATGCCGACCGGCGGCGAAACGCCGCCGCAGCCGGCAAGGCTCAAAGCCAGGAGCATGGCGGCGAAGCCAAGGGCATGGCGGATCGCCCGCCGGAACATGCCTTTTCTCAATCTCGCCATCGGTACCTCTCCTCCAAGCGATACACTATGAATCGAGCCGCCCCGCCTCGACAAGCGGATTTCCGTCTCAGGGAACAACGCGGAAAACGGAAAAAAAGGTCGCGCTCTCGATAACGATCGAGGGGCACTCCATACACCTCGACAGAAACCTTTGTGAACGCGACCTTAAATCTTTTTTTCAAAAAGCCCGTCGGCCTTTCATCCTTTCAGGCCGGCGAGCTTTGCAGATCGGGGATCCTTATCTTTCGCCAACCTTCGTCCCTCTGCTAAAGTATATAAGCAAGTCAAATGCCAAATTGGCGGAATAATTTTTGATACCTGGTTCATTTCTAAAAACATTACCTATATGATTAATATTATTTGATTTATTTTCTATCATTGGGTTCGCCTGATGCTCCGTCCCTTGGCATTGCTAATCTGATTCTTCATTATATATTTAAAAACAATAATAAATTATTATTGATTGCAAACTAATTATTCATTTTTAAGATTTTCCCTCTTTCCGCGCCGGCCGGCCTTCGATAAAGTGGGCCCATGAGCGAAACCCCGGCCCTCATCGATCACCGCTACGAAGTTCTTTCCCGGGTCGGAAGCGGCATGGCCGGGGAAGTGTTTCAGGTTCGGGGGCCCGAAGGCCTGGCCGCCCTCAAGCTGCTCCGCGAAAAAGTCGAGGGCTTGAGCGATGAGGAGAGGCTGGCGACTTTCAAATTCGAGTTCAGCCTGCTCAAGGGCCTGGAGCACGCCAACGTCGTCCGCATTTTCGATTTCGGCCACGACGAAAATTTGCGCCGGCCCTATTTCACCCAGGAATGGCTCGAGGGCCGGACCCTGGCCTCCGATGGCGCCGCCTGGTCCTATCCGCAAGTCCGCGACATTTTCATTCAAGCCTTGCAGGGCCTGGCCTATCTTCACTCGCACGACGTCCTGCACGGCGATCTCAAGCCCGAAAATCTCTTCCTGCTCTCGAGGCCCGGCGAAGCGCCGCGCCTCAAGCTCATCGACTTCGGCATCTCCCGGCCCGATTTGGCCAAGTCCGGCGGAACACCGCCTTACTTGGCGCCCGAGAAAATTCTTCGCGAGACGGTCGACGCCCGGAGCGACCTCTATTCCCTGGCCGTGACCTGCTACAGCTTGCTGGCGGGAAAGAACCCTTTCCTGCGCCAAAACATCTTCGCCACTTTCCGGGCCCAGCTCCACTATCTGCCGCCGCCGATCGCCACCTTGCGGCCCGAGGTCGAGCCGGCCTTCTCGGCCCTGCTCGACCTGATGCTGGCCAAGAACCCGCGCCAGCGCCCGGCTTCGGCCGAGGACGCGTTGAAATACCTCGAGACCAACGGCGCGGTGGCCTTGGCCCCGGCTCGGCCCCGCTCCCTGCCCAAGAGCTTCGTCGGGCGAAGCGAGCTTTTGGCCGAGGCCAAAAGCTTTCTCGCCGGCTTGAAGCGCGGCGCCAAGGAGAGGGCCCTGCTGCTGGTCGGCGAAAAAGGCCTGGGAGCCGAAGCCCTGCTCACCGAGCTGAAATACGAGGCCGAGCTCCAGGATTTGGAAGTTCAAACCGGCGCCGAGGAAAAGGGCGAAGGGCTGGCCATTCTCTCGGCCGAGGAATTCCGGAATCTGCCGGCCAAGCCGCGCTTCGCTTCGCTGGCCACGGCGCTCGAACCCGAGGCCGCCGCCGCCGCGGCCGCCCAGCTCGCCGCTTGGCAACCCCGGCTCTTGCAGCTGCGGCCGCTGAACCTCGCCGAAACCGAACAATACCTCCGCGAAACCACTCGCAACGCCGAGCTGCCCCGAGCTTTCGTCGAGGGCTTGCAAAAATTCAGCGGCGGCTATCCCGACACCATGCGGGCCGCGCTGGAGTCCTTGCTCCAAGATCCGCTGATCGTCGACGCCTCCGGCAAGTGGCACCTCGCGGCCTACCGCGAGTCGGTGCCCGATTTCTTCGGCCTGGCCTCGACCGAAACCGATTGGAACCGTCTTCTTGATCAAGAAAAATCGCCGGAGCGGCGCTGGCAGCTGGAGCTTCTCCAAGCCGAGGCCTTGGCCAAGGAAAACCGCCTCGATCCGGCCCGGGAGATCCTCGGCCGCTTGGAGTCCGACTTGCCGAGCCTCTTCTCGCGGGCCGAGCGCTTGGAGCAAAAACCGCGGGTTTGGGAATTGCGCGGTTGGATCTTCGCCAAGCAGGGCCGCTACGCCGAAGCCCGGGAGGATTTCGCCGCCGCCCTCTCCTTGCTCAAGGAAACCGCCGAGCCGTCGCGGAGCTTGAGCCTGCGCCTGCGGAACTTCCTCGCCTTCCTCGATCTGCAAGAAGGCCGGAC of bacterium contains these proteins:
- a CDS encoding aldo/keto reductase, which codes for MRYRSFGNTDLKVSEIGHGTWAMGYMWGARDDAQSIRALSLGLERGINLIDTAWIYGKGHAERLIGRVLRETGHRPYVATKCPPKNMVWPPTPGIRAEEAFPADYLIGKTETSLKNLG